Within the Peromyscus maniculatus bairdii isolate BWxNUB_F1_BW_parent chromosome 2, HU_Pman_BW_mat_3.1, whole genome shotgun sequence genome, the region atgtgtgtgtgtgtgtgtgtgtgtgtgtgtgtgtgtgtgtgtgtgtgtgtgtgtggctggccagGACTTGGCTGTCTGCATCCCCAGGGTGAGCTGATCCCAAAAGGATCAGGCATGGGCTAGACCTAAAGCTCAGGTGGAAGtatcgttttgttttgttttgttttgagacaaggtttctctgtgtggatctcgttctgtacaccaggctggccttgaactcacagagatcctcctggctctgcctccagagtgctgggataaaaggcatgtgccaccgctgcccagctagGTGGAAGTATCTTGATCAGGTGACATCAGCAGtgtgacttccaggacagtcCCCTCTAACTGCTACCTCTTGGTTTCCACTGGCTTTGAGGCAGAGCATTCCACCATCACTCAAGTCTGTATCACCCCCAGGCTGTTGGAAATCTCAGAATGGAGAGTCTGCAGTtccaagcaaaaacaaacaaacaaacaaacaaacaaacaaacaaacaaaaccccacaagcTCTACTGAACGTTAAGGTTTGTTGTATCTGTACAGCAATGTACAATCTGTacgataaaacaaacaaatgcttgACTTGGAGAGCTGGAAGGATCCCAACCCCACAGCACATGCGCCACAGGGTGGGTGCACTCTCCCCTGCTGGGCGGGTTCAGTCTTCAGGAACCATTTGTTCTTCCCCGGGGATGGATGACTCCAGGCTGTGCCCCAACCCTGTCAGAGTCACTTCTCTTTCAGACGCCCCTACCGGATCAACTCAGGTCTTCTCAAGTCCCTGGGAGAGACTTGAGTTACCCCCAGACCAGTTACCAGAGCACACTGGTCCCTGAGCAGGACCTAATAAAGATGAGGGACTTCCAAGTTTTCCGACCTGTTGCTGCCCCTTTCTATCAAATCAAGCTTCCGTGAGGTTTAAAGTCTTGCCAAACCGCACACAGCAAATCCACAGGAGCCAGATTTCCAGCTGGGAAGTTGGTTTGGATGATGGCTACGTCAGGCAGCCTTCCTGAGACAAAATTGTGAGGTCAAGTGTGGACTCCCACACTTGGAGTCACAACGctagggaggatgaggcaggaggattgcattcaaaaccaacctgagctacatggggAGGACCATGTagcaacaaagaaaggaagggagaagggaaaaggaaggggtgggagCAGGCAAAGTCAGTTTGCAAGCCAAGATGAAGAACAcgtggggcctggggagatggctcagcagttaagagcgctggctgctcttccaggggacctgggttcgattccgagcacccacatggcagctcacaactgtctgtaactccagttccagggaatctggcaccctcacggatatacacacaagcaaaacatcaataaagtcaataaataatttaaaaatagttaaaaaagaaaggaaggaaggaaggaaggaaggaaggaaggaaggaagaaggaaggaaggaaggaaggaaggaaggaaggaaagaaagaaagaaagaaagaaagaaagaaagaaagaaagaaagaaagaaagaaagaaagaaagaaagaaagaaagaaagaaagaaaaaaaaacgtgAAGGGACCACTGATAACGGAGGTCATGTCTCAGGGGCAGTAGTAAAAGGAATGGTCACattttactttgctttgttttattggaCACAGGGTTCCATTctatagcccacactggcctggaacttaccatctAACCCAGGCCATCCTTTATaggccatccttctgcctcagtatTTGAAGTCCTAGAATTGCAGGCCTAAGTCACCTCTCCTGGCTCATATTCTCTACTGtatctttctgtaatttttttggtTACTGTGACCATGATTTTATCTTTTGCATTGATAAAATTCAACCCAGGGCCTCGGTCACGCTGGAGAAGCATCTGCCTCTAACCCACATTTTCAGTCCCTTGACAGTTACCCAAGGACACCAAAGGGTTGTTCTTCAGACAGGAACCCCAAGTGTCCTTCCTTGATCACATTTCAGTCTCCTCAGTGTTTCTTCCCTCATGTCCACCCCCACCTGTGTGCCCTCCTGTGCTcccctgaaggtcagaggatgacgcttgggagttggttctctccttctaccttgttgaggcagggtccttGTTGCTATTGCTGCTAAAGCTTTGAacttgtgtctggctggccctCGGGCTTCTGGAtgattctcctctctccacccccattgtggggtgctggaattacagatgcttgCACACCAGGGAATCAGCGTTTTACATGGGctctgaggatcgaactcaggccagCAGGCTCCCATGGCAAGTCCTTCCCCGCACCGagctgtctttctgcctctcctcATATTCTGACATGGGGTCTTATGTATTtcagctggccatgaactcactatgtagatgaggatgaccctgaactcctgatcctccagcctcggtctctcaaatgctgagattacaggtgtgtaccaccaggcctggtttgtgctgctctggggattgaacccagggcttcgtgtacactaggcaaacactctatcaactgagctacatcccctagCCCTTCCTTAATGACCTTCTGAGAACCTGACTTCCCAtaggtgggtgggagagagagaagacattgGCCATCCCACGTCTCTCTGCTGTCtgcctgaattttttttcaatttttaattttattatatatttattatataataaatgaatgtgGCCAGACaagtttctcctcttccttcctcaaccCCGTCTAGACCCAGCAAACAGAAAGGAACACACCCCGAGGCTAAGCCAGGGAAATCCAGTACCTTACCAGAGGGACACGCTGCGTCACCCATGGCTCTGTGCATGCTCTCTTGTGGACTCTCACTCACAAGAGAGCGGAGGCTGCTTTTCCTCAGCTACTGTGGTGTTCTCCAGGCATCCTTCACTTACAGGAAACAGGAATCCAGTTTGAACTGACTTACTAGGAACTGGGGAGTTGGGTGCATGAGGCTTTGGGTTCTAGCCCGAGCACTAAGAAAAAGAGAAGTAGGTTTCATCAATTAATATAATTGAAAAATCTACACAGGCATGTCTCTGACTTCAGGCATGGCCAGATCCAGGTGCTAAAAGAATGTCTCATGCCTTGATCTTCTTCCTGGGCAAGTTCTTTGCACACTGTGGCCCTGTCCCCTGCCCGAGGGCTTAAGCTTGGGAACCCAGGAGAAAGCCACCCTCAACAGGAGTTCCAACAGGAGTCCCAGAATCCAATCTCATCGGCTTTGCTTAGGCCAGAACCAATCATTGCAGGCAGCCGGATGGAATATGCTAACTGGTCCTCCCTCCTTAAATCTCAAGGCATCAACCAGTCTCCACACAAGAGGGCTATGGGGGAGCAGTGATCACCCAAAGTGAAGACAGACCACTATCAGTCAGAAAGTGGGAAACGTACTGGGCACAGATATCCAGTGCTGGAGCCTAGGCCCCTTTAAGCGAACTTGGCAGAAGCTGTGGTAGAGAAATCACCGTTTACCCAGCCTAAGGCAGAAAAGAATAGAAATTGGGGTTGAGATTCAGAGTGAGGGCCATGGGGGGAGACAATGCAAAAATCAGCGGCCTCTGCCTGCTGGGGACTCCACCCACACACAGGGCTGAGCCTGCAGCCCCACCCTTGGGGTGGAGGGAAGGGCTTCACTCAAAGAGCTGGACCCCAGTAGCCACTGACCGCAATCTCTGGGGTGGCtgtgggggcttttttttttttttttttttttttggagggcgAGGACATCCATCCCAGCTCTAGCATCCCAGGCATAGTATGGGGGACAGAATTTCATAGCTGCCATGCTGCGTCCTATCTGCCATCCCATGTGAGTCCTGCCAGCTCAAGCCGGCTGCCTGGAGGTCAATCGAATCTGCACCTATCGGCATGGCTGAGCTCCACGAGACTGGGAACCAGACCTTGGACACGACTGGCTCCTGCCCCTGTGGAAGGCCCCTTGGCAGGCAGCCAGCAGGCCAACACCCTGCTCCTGTGCCCAGACCTTCCTTAtagagctgggattccaggagACCACAGAGGAGGACCCAGGCCTCTTCTCTGAGAGTTTGCTCTGAGAAGGCCCAAATAAACGGCAGCTTGTGCTCACGGCTCCCGAGGACACAGCCAATGGTGCCTGTTCTTAAGGTACCTGTTCCTGTGGTACACTGATGGGATGCCTGGGGACCAGCGGCTGCTAATCCAGCTGTCAGGAtgacaaagagctgaatgggccAACGGACACTTGGATAGACTCggttttctgttctcttctgctCCCAACACTTCCCCTACCACATCTCTTTTTTCATCAGGTCAACCATTTGCCTGTGTGCTCAAAGCACAAACACACTTTGCCTCGTTGATTCCTGAACCCAGATCTGGTCAGAAACCCATCTCTGGAGGCCTTTCTCCAAGTGAGGCTCCCCAGTCACCCTCATCAGGACCACATGGATGTTTGTGAACTTTGTGGCTCTTTAGACCCCATCCAGGCCTAATACATCCACTTCTCTGAACACTGATGGCCGgcactttgaattttttttttttttttttttttttttttttttggtttttcgagacagggtttctctgtgtagctttgtgcctttcctggaactcacttggtagcccaggctggcctcgaactcacagagatccacctgcctctgcctcccgagtgctgggattaaaggcgtgcgccaccaccgcccggcgtttttttgtttttttgtttttgtttttttttgaggggggacactttgcatttttaaaggcTGGTGAGGAGGCCCatcaagtaaaggcacttgccatcaaccctgacgacctgagtttgatccctaggacccacatggagggaagagagaacaggTTCTCAGAGTCCTTCAGCCTCCACATGTgttccatgacacacacacagaatacatgtaattttttaaaaaggttgtgGGGAATCCCCTCATTTACCCAGACTAGGAAACTTGATGGGGGGTCACTGATGCACCCCAGATCTTGGGAGGGACCTCTGTCATCAAAGCGTCATAGTTGGTTGTCATGTATACAGACACTCACCAGGCAGGGCCCCAACAGGAAAGTCCTGATTCATGAGACTCCGCCCCCTTTGGCCCTTCTATCAGGTAATTCAAAGTCTCCAGCTCTCCGAGTTACTGATTAACCCTGGGTTTCgagtaaagtaataataataactgaaGGGGACGACGTAAGCTGAGAAGCAAGCTGGACAACCAGGAGAGAAAGATGCCAGACGTCTGCTGTCAGCAGGTAcctggagagagcagagaggaggttGGAGGTGTCTCCATGGGGCCAGAATCCATGCAAGTTCTGGCAGCACCGGTGGACACTCCTTGCGGATGCCCCTGCCCAGAACAGCCTCATCTCAGCAACTCCATGCCCAGAATATCCTGCACTAAGGCCCCCCAGCCTATCTCAGCAGGtgccaccaccacgaccaccatcATTGCCTTGGGACCCACTGGGCGTCTCAGCATCTCTATGGAGGCCGACCTGGAATGCCTGGTGTGCAGAGAGCCTTACAACTGTGCCCGGTGCCCCAAGCTGCTGAGCTGTCAGCACACCTTCTGTGCTGTGTGCCTGAAGCTTCTGCTATACGTGCAGGAAGACACCTGGTCCATCCCCTGTCCACTGTGCCGAAAGGTCACCGCTGTCCCAGGAGGTCTTATCTGCAGCCTGCGAGACCAGGAGGCGATGGTGAGGCGGCTGGCCATGCCCTGCCCAGAGGTGCGCCTATGTCCCCAGGGGCTAGTGGGCTCTGCCACTTCAGCGGCGCGGCCAGCCAACTGGACAGGAGAAGATGATCAGGACACAGTGAATGTCAACCGTGTAGCTGCCCGGCGCCTGGCTGTACACCTGCTCCTGTTGGCTCTTCTCATTGTCCTCATCCTGCCTTTCATCTACCCTGGCGTCATCCGGTGGGTACTGGCCATCGTCATCGCCCTGGCGCTGCTGATGTCCACCCTCTTCTGCTGTCACCCTCACAGCCAGAGCAGCAGCTGGCCTTGCCCCAGGACTCTGTTCTgcagaaagcaaaagcaagcCCAGATCACTTCTATTGCCTAAGAGATCCGGATCCCTACAGGACCAGCGCTGCCATGGCTCCCCCTTCCCCAGATCTTACAACCCACACAGGAAAGGGGCTAAGAGCCTCCCTTTGAAATCACATACGAACTGGACTTGAATGCCAAAGCCAGACTGGCTGTGTTGGATCAAGGACTCAGTGCTGGGACgatgggcttggacctgcctgcctgcccttgtGTAGCATAGCTAAACTTTtaggggggaaagggaggagaccAATTCCCTGAATGAGTGACTTCACAGGTGGTGGGGTCCCTACCCCTCTTCCTGAGCTCCTGGGTTTTGTATATATCACTCTGGACACATTGGGACATTTGGCCTTACTACAAAGCAAATAGAACCAGCGCTCTTTTGTAATCCTTGTAGCTGGCTGCCTTTTCTTGTAcgggttttcttttctgtttggtgtGCCGCGAGGTCTGTGGCCATTTCTAGGTGTTGTGCATTCTCCTTCCTGGGATGCCAGAGCCCATGGGAGCGCTGCTGGGCTTTCTCCAGTCACTTGCTGTACCCATCCTAAACCCTCCACGGCAAAGGTCTCATCAGGGGTTCCCACAGGGTCCACCCCagggtgggagagaaagaagcCACATGGAGGTGAACTTGTaaagctggggagggggggataCCCCAGGTTCAGCAGACAGAGTTGGGGAGGTGTGGAGATGGTAGGTCCAGGAATTGTCCCCAGACTCGCCACTGAGATCACCAGTTGTGTACCATCCAGACCAACTCATAGAATCTCAGGGTTataaggacagagagagagagagagagagagagagagagagagagagagagagagagagagagaaggaacccAGCTCTCCATCAGACTCCCAGACCCACATGACCAAATGAAAGCTTTCCAAATGGTACCACCCTCCTTATCACATCTACAGTCCTATTTGCTCCTTTGCCATAAAGATAAGACATCTCGTAAATGCAACGGTCCTCAGCAATGAcatcccccacccctcagcctcAGCGTGACAGTCACTAGAAAGGTCCCTGGGTCATCTCTTCAAGACCCTTTGAGCTTCCTCTTCACACAGGGAAGCATCTGCCCTCAGAAGTCAGCTCTGGTGGGTCCAGGTAAAGGGTCTGCCAGGGTGGAAATGGGAGGACAAGAGGTCCAGCATGGGAGCTGGGAGCATGGACTTCTGGCCCATCCATCAACATATGCCTGTGGCGACTATTGGCATATTGGAAGGTCTCTATGATTAGTGGCGACAGATGTGAAACTCCAGAGGGACTCTCCATTTCCTGAAATAGGAGAATAACAGGCAGACAGGGCACAGTTCATGGTGACAGGACCTTTGTCAGGAGTGATGAGAGGACTCTGCCACTGGTCAGTAGTCACATGCTGTTGGGCAAGGTCTCTGGCTCTcaacttccttccctttccccagacTGAGTAAGTCTGACTcaattagccttttttttttttttggcggggggggggggggggggggggggggcgtgtcgagacagggttcctccatgtagttttggtgcctgtcctggaactcactctgtagaccaggctgtcctcgaactcacagagatcctcctggctctgcctcccaagtgctgggattaaaggtgtgcaccaccaccgcccagcctcaatTAGTCTTAAAAACCCCAGGATGTCCGAACTGCTCAGGGCGTGGCTCAAGCCACAGGTGAATGGAGGGGACAAACTCTTGTGAATGCCTGCAAGGAGGTCACAACACGGACTCCTGTCTCACTGTGTGGCAGGCTGagggtggagctcagtggtaaagtgtttgcccagaaaatgtgaagccctgggttccattcatCCCCAATGCCACGAAATAAATAAGTGCCCAAGTAAACAAAAGTCCATGTGCAGCACACTGTCCTGAACATCACAATGCCTCCTTACTTTTCTTAGGAGGTCGGGCAATTCTCAGTGCGGAAAGAGAGTGCTGGGGGTGTGTGCATGGACTCAGGCTCTTATAGTCAGCCAGCGTGAGCCTGGAGAATACCCTTTTCCAGAGGGTGAGCAGATGGAAAGGACTTTGGGTGTGTGCAGTTTGGGATGGCTGCCAGTCTGACAGCAAAGGGACGTTGTCTCCCCACCTACTCCTCCAGGCCCATTTTACTTCCTGGAAACAAAATCCACCCCGAAGTCTTCAGTTGATCAAGGAAATACCATTTGTTACCATTTGGTGGGAGCGTGTTTATCCAGCGCTCATAAGATAGCCAGGCGTTCCCCTAACAGCCAAGTTATGGGTCCCTAACAGCCTTGTGAAGTTGAAACCATGGTGCTCCCTCTTGCAGAGGAAGACACTGCACTGCCATCAGAGAGGTGGATTTTCCTGCTTAGGGTTGCACAGCCAGTCTATGCCAGAGATCTTTGGGGAATTAGCCCTGAGTTTTATCTCAACGTGAGGCCTCCTTTGTCCACAGAACGACCTGGAGACTGATCACCACCTATGGGCTTGGGAGAAATGCCATAGAAAATATGAGACAAACTCCAGGAACCGGAGATTCCGGGACTCAGAGATCAGCGTTTTAGAAGGAAGATTGATAAAAAACGGGATTAGCCTGCTGCCTCCCGCTCCAGCCTTCCCTGCAGGGAACCCCACTGGGGGGAACATTGGAGTACAGGCTTGAGGTGCATCCTCGTGATCACATGACTACTGTCCTGAGCCTTGGCTTGTGACCTAGACCCACAAGCTCCTTGTCGTTTCTGGCCCCCAACCAAGGCATCTTTGGGGTCTCTGGGCAAAGGTAGTCTAGCACTACAGTCCTCTGGCCCTTTGAAGCTGACCTGGTCCCATCTTCTGGAACTTCAAAGCTTGGGGACAGGGGTGCAGCCAAGGCCAGTGCTGTCCTGGAGAGGGCAGAGGAATGAGGCAGTGTGACAGGCGAGTGTGAGTGGAAGGAACCAGCtgagaggccctgggctcagtgcTGGGCTCTGGCCCATGTTGGAGGAAGTTATGGAATGTATGGGAGCCTTGGTTTGTCCCCTTGATAATGGGAGGGTCGCTCGAGGTTCACcgagagaccttgccttaaaagaaaagggtggagaaagacagagcagaatgttgatgccctcctctgacctaaAATGAAGGTGGGGTACACCTCAGGGTACAGCACTGCTTTGAGAGCCTGGGTCCAACCTCCAGTAAAGAAAAGAGAATCCCTGGCATTTGTCCCTAGTCTGATACATTATTTTAATGCCTGCATCTCATATCCTGGTGATACACAACACGTTTTTAACCAGTCCATGAACACATGTTAATCATTCTCAGATCGCACCTGGAGAACACCATCTCCTTCAGGTCTCTGTGGAGAAGGTGGTGTGACGCCCTCCGACTCTGAAAGGTCACCCGGCAGGAGAGAACCATCCTTTTTTATGGATTCTGGGGGATGGAACCTCTGTCCCACTTTCTTattcttgagacatggtctcactaaaTGATCTAGGATGACCTTTAACTCACTCTAAAGCCCAGAAAGACCTTGGGCCTGTGATCCCTCTGCCTTAGTCTTGGCAAGTCCTTCCAACAAGTAGCTGTGATTTCAGGCCTTCACCATCAGGCCTGATAATCTGTTTAAACAAAGGCAAATCAGGGCTTAGCTCAGGGCAGCTGCTAACTACATGAAGGACTCAATCTCTGTGTTATTTAGCAAATGTTGTGTTAGAAGGGTTTTTTGATTGACAGGATAGTTGCAGAGACAGCAGCGGGTACTTAGCAAAAATCCGTGTGCCCTTTGCCCTGGTTTCCAATCTTAACACTGATACATTtgtcaagattttaaaaaatcgaTATTGGTATTGACTAAAGCAGAGGCTCCATTGATCAGTTTCCTAATTAATGCCTTTATTGTCCCAAAACCCACTAGGGGACCACTTTGTACTGAGTGTAACTTATTTTCTAAAATTGCTTTCCATATTGATTTCATTTATCTATTGTTATTCCTTCCTCCATTAGCAAAggaacctgattttttttaacttttagaattacatttatttacttatttatatcaAGACTGTACTACATCAGCCTATGCTGAAATAGGAACAGCAGTTGTCTCATAACTGAAAGCCTGAGAACCTCTTAGTTGCTCAGGCCGAGGCTGAGTACTTCAGTCTGGAACCCTCTGGCCACTTCTGTCCTGAATTCCTCATAGCCAACAATAGGATCTTTCTAAATTCCGGTTTTTATGGGCGCGCGGGAGGGGGAGAGAGTGGGACAGGCCACCTCCGTGTGGCTATTGCCTGCCCTTAGTGATGCCCAGAATCTCAGCTGGAACCCCTCTGCCCTCCATAACTGATCCTTTTGACCTACAATAATCCGCTAGCTGTTCTTGGTCCTGATTGGCCGATAGGGAGATCAGGTGACGGAGGCTTATGACATTCTAGCGGGGGTCACAGACTCTCTGGGCTGGAATGCTGCGTGTCTGACCTGCTGGCTCGTTGTACTATTCCCACTTCCAGCTCCAACCTACCTTCCAGGAGAAAGAGCAACGGCCTTAAGAGTTCATTGCTTAGATCATGGTGACTCATATTCCAACCCTGACCAGGATGGCCGCCTACTCCCTCGCCTGTAAGACTAGGCGTGATGAAAATCCACAGGTTACCAGGGCAACAAGagccatcttccaagtgctgggggcACCGTCCCTGAGGCTTGGGCACAGAGCAGCGAATGAGGCACGGGAGACTCCATTTCTGGGCCTTTTAAGTGCGAGTGTGGGATACACAGATTGTAACTTGGCAAACAGGAAAACGATCAACTTCACAGTTTTAAGTACTCTGATTAAAATATTACGGGCCTGAATGCCTGGTGTGCCAATTCATGGCCTTGGAACAggacctggcacatagtaggtgctcaacaaatatttgttaaatggcTAAAGCTGAGTGAGTGGTTAGGGAAGTCTCACAGGAATGGGGTCCCAAAGTGGAGGCCTGGGGGATGTAAGAGCTGCGTGTACAGACGGGCAGCCAGCATTAGAGAAAGTGAAAGAAGAATCAGGAGGCGCGAATGTTGCAAACTTCACAGAGCAGTGTATGCAGGAGAGAGGCTGCTTCTGGGACAGGCTCTTTCAATGTGTGGAGGCAGAGTTTGGAAACTTCCCTCTAAGTGTCTGCGCATAACCCTCTCCTACCAGCCGAGCCCCTGGCGAGCACTTTCTGCAGAGTCCTTCTGCGCCCCGCGTTCTCGCTTCCTGGGGCGCAGATCTGCGGGTCCCTCCCCGAGGCCAGCACCTGGGTGGCGGGCGGCTTTTGGTGGCTTAGGTGGCGGTGCGCCCGGCCCAGCCCGGAAGGTCGGGTCTCTGGGGCTGCGCAGGCGGGACCGGCCGAGGCCGGTGTGGGGCGGCTGGGCCTGGGCGAGGACGGGCGGGGATCGCCGGGGCGGGAGCAGCCGGGCCGCCGGAATTCAAGTCGTCGTCCCCTCGACCGCTGCCACCTCCAGGTAAGCCGGCCGGGAGCCTGGAGCGCCCCCAGACCGCGGCCGCTGCGCTTTCGGACCCGGAAGTGCATTTAGGACTCGAGCGGGGCGGCAGGAGGGGAAACTGATGCCTGTTGGAGTACGCGGGCCAGCACAGCCCAGGGCACCAAACCACTCCCCTAAGGATAAGGAGCTGGGCTGGAAGGTTAGAAagggacttgcccaaggtcactcaGGGTCACTGGACGGCCCCTGCATACTGGGAGCCCCAGGTTCCCGATTCCGCTCTCCATGTCCCTAGACTCAATTCCCAGAGGCCTGGGAAGCCCCTGAGTCCGGGAAAGGTCCGGGCCGTCCTACTGTGGCCGGGGCGTGGCTTCTCGCCCGGCGGGTATTTACAGAACTGGGGACATTTCCTGCTACTGACTTGGGAGCAGAATTTACAGAGAAAACGGAGGCTGGGAATAGTGGGGTGACT harbors:
- the Rnf186 gene encoding E3 ubiquitin-protein ligase RNF186, with the protein product MPDVCCQQVPGESREEVGGVSMGPESMQVLAAPVDTPCGCPCPEQPHLSNSMPRISCTKAPQPISAGATTTTTIIALGPTGRLSISMEADLECLVCREPYNCARCPKLLSCQHTFCAVCLKLLLYVQEDTWSIPCPLCRKVTAVPGGLICSLRDQEAMVRRLAMPCPEVRLCPQGLVGSATSAARPANWTGEDDQDTVNVNRVAARRLAVHLLLLALLIVLILPFIYPGVIRWVLAIVIALALLMSTLFCCHPHSQSSSWPCPRTLFCRKQKQAQITSIA